A window of the Lactuca sativa cultivar Salinas chromosome 5, Lsat_Salinas_v11, whole genome shotgun sequence genome harbors these coding sequences:
- the LOC111887221 gene encoding uncharacterized mitochondrial protein AtMg00810-like — translation MSRDNKGMFLSQQKYALEILEKAHMLNCKPARTPTEATAKLDNTGPPVSDPTLYHSLAGALQYLTFTRPEITYVVQQICLYMHDPREPHFNALKCILRYLQGTVSLGLQLYTSSSQRLIAYSNADWARCPTSRRPTSGFCIFLGHNLVSWSSKRQTTVSRSSAEAKYRGVANVVAETAWIRNLLHELHRPPDKASIVYCDNVSVMYMTGNPVQHRHTNHIEIDIHFVRDRVATGQIRVLYVPSSSQYADIFTKGLPTPLFLDFRSSLNILSSTTVQTAGGC, via the coding sequence ATGTCTCGTGATAATAAAGGCATGTTCCTGTCTCAGCAGAAATATGCTCTCGAGATTCTTGAGAAAGCTCACATGCTCAACTGCAAGCCTGCTCGCACCCCTACCGAAGCTACTGCCAAACTTGATAATACCGGCCCTCCTGTCTCCGATCCTACTTTGTATCATAGTCTCGCTGGGGCTCTTCAATATCTTACCTTTACACGGCCTGAAATCACTTATGTTGTCCAACAAATTTGTCTTTATATGCATGATCCACGAGAACCTCACTTCAATGCTCTGAAATGCATTCTAAGGTATCTTCAGGGTACGGTGTCTCTTGGTCTTCAATTGTATACCTCCTCTTCTCAACGGCTGATAGCCTACTCCAATGCTGATTGGGCTAGATGCCCCACCTCGCGTCGACCCACTTCTGGATTTTGTATCTTTCTGGGTCATAATCTGGTGTCTTGGTCCTCGAAACGCCAAACCACAGTCTCTCGCTCAAGTGCTGAAGCTAAATATCGTGGGGTGGCGAATGTAGTTGCTGAGACTGCTTGGATTCGAAATCTTCTTCATGAGCTTCATCGTCCTCCTGATAAAGCTAGCATCGTGTATTGCGATAATGTTAGTGTTATGTACATGACCGGGAACCCTGTCCAACACCGGCACACCAACCACATCGAGATTGATATCCACTTTGTTCGTGATCGGGTTGCCACTGGACAGATTCGTGTTCTCTATGTTCCCTCATCGTCTCAGTATGCTGACATTTTTACAAAGGGTTTGCCTACACCTTTGTTTCTTGATTTTCGGTCCAGCTTGAACATTCTTTCTTCCACTACCGTTCAAACTGCGGGGGGATGTTAG